GCTCGATGCCGGTGCTAATGACTATGTGACCAAACCCTTTAGTATTCAGGAATTATCTGCACGAGTTAGGGTGATGTTTCGGACTAAGCCGCAACAGACAGAACAAGCCGAAATTTTTGATGATGGAACATTATTTGTTGATGTGATAGAGCATGTCGTAAAATTGGCTGGGCAAGAAATTGCTTTAAGTAAAAAAGAATTCCAGCTTTTAGCGTTATTAATAAGCCATCAAGGTAAAGTGGTTACACAAAAGCAAATTTTGACAGAATTGTGGGGAAGTACCCATGAAGAAGATACTCATTATCTACGCATCTTGGTGAAAAAACTGAGAGCGAAAATAGGGGATTCTGCTGTTACGCCAAAATATATTGCAACTATAGCAGGTATAGGGTTGCGGTTTTGTACGTCATGACATTTTAAACTTTTCTTTTTAAATACTTTATAAAATTTACGATCTTTTTACGTTACATTAAGCTTGCTCTAATTTATCGTATTTATACCAAAGTTAGTAAGGTTTAAAATTATGAGTACTGCACTCATGTTAAAAAATAAAGAGAAAAGTATTAAAATTGAAATGCCATTTAATACTCAATCTTTAAATAATGTAGAAAGTGCTTTGTTTTTAGAAGAGGTGAAAAATTATCTTTGCTCTTATCCAAACACTAAACATATTGATATTTGTTTGCATGATATTAATGGTCATATACGAGGAAAGCGTATAGACATAAGTTGTTTAAATAAATTAGCTGATGGTTGTTATTTCCCATTATCTGTTTATGCAATGAGTCTGGATGGTAAAGTAATAGAAGAAACTGGTTTGGGTAAGTTTATTGGAGAGCCAGATTTTTTATGTAAGCCAATACTAGGTAGTTTAAAACCTTGTCCAACAGACCCTGAACACAATGCACAATTGTTCCTAACAATGAAAGATAATGAGTGTGATTGTCAATTTGAACCTAGAAATCTATTAAAGGGTATATTGAGCAAATTACATGAGAAAAATTATTACCCTTGTATGGCTGCTGAACTAGAATTTTACCTTTTCAATAATAATGGCTCAGAGAGTGAGATTGCGACTAATAGCCAGTGTTTTGATATCAATACACCAAGTGGTTATCAAGATGTCCTTGACGAAGTCGAACGTATAGCAGTTTTACAAGGTATTAATATTACAGGGGTGGTTGCTGAGTCATCCTCTGGGCAATATGAAATTAATATACGGCATAGTGATGATGTGCTGGAATTATGTGATCAAGTGATGTTGTTGAAACGAACAGTAAAACAGGTCGCATTAAAGCATGGCTTGAGTGCAAGTTTTTTAGCAAAACCTGATATGCATAAAGCTGGTAGTGGTATGCATTTTCATATGAGTATTTTAGATCAGAATCAACAGAATATTTTTAGCACAGAAGTAAAAGATTTATTATCACCCCAGTTGTTAAAAGTAATTAGTGGACTTATTCTATTGTTACCTTCTTCAATGGCAGTCAATGCACCCAATGTAAATTCATTTAGACGATTTAGAATTGGCAATCATGTTCCTTTAGAAGCAAATTGGGGCGTCAATAATCGTAATGTTGCGATTCGGATACCATGTTCAGATACTGCTAACCAACGCTTAGAGTATCGTGTTGCTGGAGCTGATTGTAACCCTTACTTAACAGTCGCAATGATTCTAATGGGGACATTACATGGTTTAACTCAAAACTTAGAAGTTCCTAAGCAAGCTAATCAGTTAAAACGTAAAGAAGAACATATTTTTTTAACGACAAATCAGTTAGAAGCTTTAGCACTTTTAAGGAAATAATATTATAAAAGAATATCTTGGAAAAGATTTTATTGATTTATGGTGTACGGTTAAATATGCTGAATATCAGAATATTTATAATCAAATTACAGCGATTGAACAAAATTGGGATATCTAGGAGTTTACGATGTACCATAGTCTAAGTTCCTCTAAGGATATGATTGAAAATCAGGAACTCACAAAAGATCTGTTTGCGAAGTACGATTTACAAATGATTGATACAGAAAAACTAGCACAGAAGTATTCAACGGCTTCAAAAAAGATGCAGAAATTAATTTTTGCAATTTTGAAAGAGAGAGGTTTTGATCGAAGTGAAATTGAAAGTTTGTTGAAATCTAATCAAAAAACTAATTTAAAGGTTAGAAGCCTACTTGTATTTATATGCAAATAGGCATCTAGCAAAATTTTTAATTATCTGAAACTATATTAGTGGGCTCTAAAAATATTTTGTTAAAGTAAATACAGCAGCATTTTTAACACCTTTTTATTAGTTTCTGTAAATCCACTAGTATCTATATTTGTACCAATAATGGCTAACTCTGCACTTAAA
The DNA window shown above is from Acinetobacter colistiniresistens and carries:
- a CDS encoding response regulator, whose amino-acid sequence is MLQTLNHQVSILIIDDEPQIRRFLDIALRAQGYQVHVAENGLKGLEILVTQRIGLLILDLGLPDMDGLEVLTELRQWSDIPVIVLSARPDENQKIKLLDAGANDYVTKPFSIQELSARVRVMFRTKPQQTEQAEIFDDGTLFVDVIEHVVKLAGQEIALSKKEFQLLALLISHQGKVVTQKQILTELWGSTHEEDTHYLRILVKKLRAKIGDSAVTPKYIATIAGIGLRFCTS